A single genomic interval of Deltaproteobacteria bacterium harbors:
- a CDS encoding CocE/NonD family hydrolase, protein MRQTYQKNRYKIMYFITIIAVTLFLAFPWCVQAGESYKPKEVYQYTVKKTIKIEMRDGVQLAADLHYPSKDGKVPAEGRFPALLQRTPYYRANEGNVRDATYFAKHGYVAVVEDVRGRFGSQGPGLYANWYDGDGHEGPDGYDTVEWIARQPWSNGKVGTWGFSTPGAHAYACLAARPPHLAAFLACAASCNYWKCGLRNHGAFEMRYFHGAYGIGAMGEPNPKAKTILGLAIRRFDRELDAWPIVKGKNPLAEFNKLSGSPSRADFSLEDWYFNVISDSDWPGKNNFWIHPGQAHELYYWNMPDIPMLHYTCWYDSYNGIQDRNFTALSKLKKGKQYLVMSPRTHTTNYQLTVSGDIELGPALAEDYRAWILAWYDQWFRGIDTGVKGKPPVKLWIMGTGTGRKTPKGHLDVGGHWRYEHEWPLARTQYTKYYFQGDGALSPEPPRGNVSSTTYQYDPDYPVPSIGGCISAFGMWLVPGGYNQVVTEKIPRYVKGPRALGPLSKRADVIVFQTPPLQKDVEITGPVKVRIFVSSDCVDTDFTAKLIYVFPPNEDYPEGYALNLGDGIIRARYHGNPDNNFAIRHKEKLIEPGKIYEMEIELGGTAIIVKKGHRIRIDISSSNYPRFDCNPNTGEPLGLHKKTKLATNIIYHDRNHRSYVLLPIIPD, encoded by the coding sequence ATGAGGCAGACATATCAAAAAAACCGATATAAAATCATGTATTTTATAACAATTATTGCCGTAACACTCTTCCTTGCATTTCCCTGGTGTGTTCAGGCAGGTGAGTCCTACAAGCCAAAGGAGGTGTATCAGTACACTGTCAAGAAGACGATCAAGATTGAGATGCGAGATGGAGTCCAGCTGGCAGCAGACTTACACTACCCTTCAAAGGATGGAAAGGTACCGGCCGAGGGGAGGTTTCCTGCCCTTTTGCAGCGAACTCCCTACTACCGGGCTAACGAAGGCAATGTTCGTGATGCAACGTATTTTGCCAAGCACGGTTATGTGGCTGTAGTTGAGGATGTCAGGGGACGATTCGGTTCGCAGGGCCCGGGTCTGTATGCCAACTGGTATGACGGCGACGGTCATGAAGGACCTGATGGATATGATACTGTCGAGTGGATTGCGCGGCAACCCTGGTCGAACGGCAAGGTGGGAACATGGGGCTTTTCTACACCGGGAGCCCACGCCTATGCGTGCCTGGCGGCACGGCCGCCACACTTAGCCGCCTTTCTGGCCTGTGCGGCAAGCTGCAATTACTGGAAATGTGGCCTGCGGAATCATGGCGCCTTTGAAATGAGATACTTCCATGGAGCATACGGCATAGGCGCCATGGGTGAACCGAATCCCAAAGCGAAAACAATTCTCGGCCTTGCGATACGACGTTTTGACAGAGAACTCGATGCCTGGCCTATCGTGAAAGGTAAAAATCCCCTTGCCGAATTTAATAAGTTATCGGGAAGCCCGTCCCGCGCGGATTTTTCTCTTGAAGATTGGTATTTCAACGTTATTTCTGATAGCGACTGGCCTGGGAAAAACAATTTCTGGATCCATCCGGGACAAGCCCATGAGCTTTATTACTGGAATATGCCAGATATCCCGATGCTGCACTACACATGCTGGTATGACAGCTACAATGGCATCCAGGACAGAAATTTCACCGCCCTTTCGAAGTTGAAAAAAGGAAAACAATACCTGGTCATGTCCCCACGCACTCATACCACAAACTACCAATTGACAGTCTCAGGTGATATAGAATTAGGTCCGGCCCTGGCCGAAGATTACCGGGCCTGGATCCTTGCATGGTATGATCAATGGTTTCGGGGAATTGACACGGGCGTCAAAGGCAAGCCTCCAGTAAAGCTGTGGATCATGGGCACTGGCACGGGGCGAAAGACCCCAAAAGGACACCTAGATGTTGGAGGCCACTGGCGGTATGAACATGAGTGGCCTTTGGCCCGCACCCAGTATACAAAATACTATTTTCAAGGGGATGGCGCCTTAAGCCCGGAACCGCCAAGAGGCAATGTTTCTTCAACCACCTACCAGTATGATCCCGATTACCCTGTGCCAAGTATCGGAGGATGTATCTCGGCTTTTGGAATGTGGCTCGTTCCTGGAGGATATAACCAGGTCGTGACCGAAAAGATACCTCGATATGTTAAAGGACCCAGAGCGTTAGGTCCTTTGAGCAAACGGGCGGATGTCATTGTCTTTCAAACTCCTCCCCTGCAAAAAGATGTTGAAATCACCGGTCCGGTGAAAGTCAGGATTTTTGTTTCCTCCGACTGTGTTGATACGGATTTTACGGCAAAACTAATTTATGTTTTCCCTCCTAATGAAGATTATCCCGAAGGATACGCGCTCAACCTGGGAGACGGTATCATCCGCGCCCGATACCACGGGAATCCGGATAATAATTTTGCTATCAGACACAAAGAAAAATTAATCGAGCCTGGAAAGATATATGAGATGGAGATTGAGCTAGGGGGAACCGCAATAATCGTGAAAAAAGGCCATCGAATCAGGATTGATATCTCGAGCAGTAATTACCCCCGCTTTGACTGCAATCCCAATACTGGAGAACCGCTGGGTCTCCATAAGAAGACTAAACTTGCCACCAATATTATCTATCATGATCGAAATCACCGCTCATATGTTCTGCTGCCAATAATTCCAGATTAA
- a CDS encoding tripartite tricarboxylate transporter TctB family protein, protein MNNKADILGSLFLLVLGVAFSIKAYLIPLPLLQQDVNTTPAFFPVLVGLIFVILALIQLTNSILSWKRSEKSDLRKLSVRRMAPALILLPILLAYIILIQVFGWFLCSVLMTVAVIAISASALGKQMSIWKNALFAVGFSVVIFILFNHLLGVPLPSGIWSLEILLLGE, encoded by the coding sequence ATGAACAACAAGGCCGATATTCTAGGCTCCCTTTTTCTTCTAGTCTTGGGTGTGGCTTTTAGTATAAAGGCTTACTTAATACCTCTCCCTCTTTTGCAGCAGGATGTTAATACTACTCCTGCTTTCTTCCCCGTATTGGTGGGACTCATTTTCGTGATACTGGCCCTTATTCAGCTCACCAATTCCATTTTATCCTGGAAAAGAAGTGAGAAGTCAGACTTGAGAAAGCTGTCTGTCCGAAGGATGGCTCCTGCCTTGATACTTCTTCCAATTTTATTGGCTTACATCATTCTGATACAGGTCTTTGGCTGGTTTCTATGTTCGGTGCTGATGACGGTTGCAGTAATCGCAATATCAGCCAGTGCATTAGGCAAGCAGATGTCAATTTGGAAGAACGCCCTTTTTGCAGTGGGTTTTTCGGTTGTGATATTTATTCTTTTTAATCACTTATTAGGAGTTCCGCTGCCCAGCGGAATTTGGAGTTTGGAAATCCTTTTACTGGGGGAGTGA
- a CDS encoding tripartite tricarboxylate transporter substrate binding protein, translating to MKKSITLLTFLLLALILVPQIYAADYPKKTVTFICPYSPGGGSDVMVRWIAKIIKDHRFVPKSVVVVNKTGGGGLVGKGFVFGKRADGYHITLADLGNVISPIVTPNAKWKTTDWDYVANMVYDFNLLCVKAGTYKDLSSLIKAVKGSSKIFSAGGTGAVGGPDSMCTLKLNQASGIKIRYVPMKGGGEVVASLLGGHVDMGWFNPSEILGQIEAGKAVPLAVTSVKRLTVLPDVPTFKQQGYDVIYTQQRGLCMKGGTSPAIVEYWIDILSKVIQTEEWKSGYLKKHSLENGWLPGKDFKKWMLDAATDFKASIKELKKMGG from the coding sequence ATGAAGAAAAGTATTACTTTACTCACGTTTCTATTACTTGCCTTAATCCTGGTACCCCAAATTTATGCTGCTGATTATCCCAAAAAAACGGTGACTTTTATCTGTCCATACTCTCCTGGCGGTGGATCGGATGTTATGGTTCGCTGGATCGCAAAAATCATTAAGGATCATCGCTTTGTACCCAAGTCGGTAGTTGTAGTTAATAAAACAGGAGGCGGCGGCCTTGTTGGAAAGGGTTTTGTTTTCGGCAAACGGGCGGATGGATATCACATTACGCTAGCGGATCTAGGAAATGTCATAAGCCCGATCGTTACCCCCAACGCCAAGTGGAAAACCACAGACTGGGACTATGTTGCAAATATGGTTTATGATTTTAATCTCCTGTGTGTCAAGGCGGGTACTTACAAGGATCTCTCCTCCCTGATCAAGGCCGTTAAGGGGAGTAGTAAAATCTTTAGTGCGGGCGGCACTGGAGCTGTTGGCGGCCCGGATTCCATGTGCACGCTCAAACTGAATCAGGCCAGTGGCATTAAAATTCGGTATGTCCCCATGAAGGGTGGAGGAGAAGTCGTGGCCAGCCTTTTAGGAGGTCATGTAGATATGGGCTGGTTTAACCCAAGTGAAATCTTGGGCCAAATTGAGGCAGGGAAAGCGGTCCCACTCGCAGTGACATCTGTGAAGAGATTGACAGTCCTTCCAGACGTTCCCACCTTTAAGCAACAAGGGTACGATGTTATCTATACACAACAAAGAGGACTATGCATGAAAGGTGGCACTTCCCCGGCGATCGTTGAATACTGGATTGATATCCTTTCAAAAGTTATTCAGACTGAGGAGTGGAAATCAGGTTATTTGAAAAAACACAGCCTGGAAAATGGATGGTTGCCTGGTAAGGATTTCAAGAAATGGATGCTTGATGCGGCTACGGATTTCAAGGCCTCCATTAAAGAACTGAAAAAAATGGGAGGATGA